The genomic DNA GTTCCGCGTGTTGCGAGACGGGTTCAAGGGGTTCAACGCTTATCAGTATGGAGAACCGGGTGAGACGTTGTGCGCGGCGATCTTGCCGGACGGCCGGGGCTGTGGGCGCCTGCATGGCATTCATGATGAGACGGAGTTCACCGTCTCACGAGATGAGTTCCGATCCGCGCAGATCGATCTGATCCACAAACAGGCCGACAAGACCCTGCGCGATCTTCTGTTGCGCGTGGATGGGGCAGAAGCACAGGTTCATCCGTCTGTCCCTGTGTCGGCGGCCGAAGAGGTATCGTACTCGTTGATTCTGGCGCCTCTCTCCGACGAGGCCGGCGCGCCGACCACCGCATGGACGTTGCAGGCGCAATGCCGGCGCGGCGATGGCCCGTTTGCGCCGAGCGCCTCGACCTTTTCCTTTATCTCAGCGTTGGAACAGGGCCGTTATGTTTCCCCTCCGTTGCGGGCGCAGAAACGCAAGGTCGTGCTCTACGATCTGTTCTTCACGTTGCTCACGGTCGGCGAAGCCAAGGAACGGGACCGCCGCATCAAGACGGCGCTGGACCAGACCGATTGGACGCGGAGCATTCGTCTTGAGGCTGCTCAATGGCTGAGACACCATCTGTCGGTATATGTCAGGCCGGATGTGCGATTGCAGGTTGAGAACGAGCGGTGGACGTTGCAGGCGATCGACAAAAGCCGCGAAATGTTGCTGTACCGAATTCCATTCGAAGTCTTTGGTTTGGAGGCTTTTCGCGGGATGCAGCCGTACGATGCTATGACGATCGACTCCCAGGTGCTGTTCCAACGTTTGCCGGATCTCTTGGAAAAACTGACGGCAGCCGAGATCACGTTGCTCTACGAAGACCAGCCGCTCCGAACCACTCGATGGGACTGCTCCGTGCAAGTCGGACGTCAGGACCGAGAGGAGACCGGGATCGAGTGGTTCGAGATCCGGCCGGAAATTCGCTGCGACGGCATGTCGGTCAATGAGGCGGAATGGCGGCAAGCTCTCCGGCAGGGCGGACTGATCCGGACGACGCACGGCTTGCGGGTTTTGGACAGCCGGACCATGGAACGGCTGCGCGCGATCATCGGCCTCACGGGTGAAGCCCGGGCGGATCGGAAAACAGCGGAAGTCGTCCGCGTGCCCAGGTTGCAGATCCTCGACTGGCTGGCGTTGCGAGAGCAGGGCATCCCCGTGTCGTTGCCAGCCGAGGACGAGGCGGTGCTGGCACGTTTGCTGGGATTCGAGCGGATCGAGAAACCGCCGTTGCCGAAAGGCGTCCATGCGGTGCTTCGTCCTTACCAGCGGGAGGGCTATGCCTGGCTGACATTTCTCTACGAGCACCGGTTCGGCGCCTGCCTGGCCGACGACATGGGATTGGGGAAGACTCTCCAAACCATCTGCCTGCTGGCCGCCATCGAGGAGGGACGCTTCAAGGCGGCTCGCGGAGTGAAGGGACCTCATCTGATCGTCGTGCCGACGAGTCTCCTCTTCAACTGGGAACAGGAACTGGCGCGTTTCGCGCCCGGCTTGAAGGTCCATGTCTACAGTGGAAACGATCGGGCGCTTCATGTCAAAGACGGCGAGGTAGTGATCACGACCTATGGGCTTGTCCGCCGCGACATCGAGACCTTGGAGCGGATGACCTTTCATGTGATCGTGTTCGATGAAGCGCAGGCGGTAAAGAATATCCTGGCTGACACAACGGGCGCGGTCCGCCGACTCAAGGGGCGCTTCAAGATCGCGCTGACCGGCACGCCGATTGAAAACCATCTGGGCGAGTATTTCTCCGTGATCGATCTGTGCGTGCCCGGACTCCTCGGCGAGTACGAGCGGTTCAAAACGGATGTGAAACGGGTCGCGGATCGCACGCTCGATCGGTTGCTGCGCCGGACGCGGCCTTTTATTCTACGACGGACCAAAGCCGAGATTCTCCATGACCTCCCGCCGAAAACGGAGCATGAGGTAT from Nitrospira sp. includes the following:
- a CDS encoding DEAD/DEAH box helicase, whose product is MHKKLASNRRERDGPLSEARADPLTSAPASAALLAAFRALAVNDLYTMAPKQSVVRGYDYYRQQRLQHYAWSEDRAMLTAQVRGTRLYEVIFSLDDGFLSASCDCPAWDPDWLCKHVLCASFATKHLLSPETFQLLDRQQSHLAALRTELLGELAESGSSKGTGTSPREDGLASGYEIVIDAVRPYPQLVIHRDGVRLPAGWASALPAELRPMLNPSWFASGCGDEPLQRYLGRSKHRFPIVLKTCQESITLQWAPSVQCRSKTEIAVAGEGVKVRAVCVADGIALDRIVRVRNFVADVRGRRLLLMEDESGWASFRVLRDGFKGFNAYQYGEPGETLCAAILPDGRGCGRLHGIHDETEFTVSRDEFRSAQIDLIHKQADKTLRDLLLRVDGAEAQVHPSVPVSAAEEVSYSLILAPLSDEAGAPTTAWTLQAQCRRGDGPFAPSASTFSFISALEQGRYVSPPLRAQKRKVVLYDLFFTLLTVGEAKERDRRIKTALDQTDWTRSIRLEAAQWLRHHLSVYVRPDVRLQVENERWTLQAIDKSREMLLYRIPFEVFGLEAFRGMQPYDAMTIDSQVLFQRLPDLLEKLTAAEITLLYEDQPLRTTRWDCSVQVGRQDREETGIEWFEIRPEIRCDGMSVNEAEWRQALRQGGLIRTTHGLRVLDSRTMERLRAIIGLTGEARADRKTAEVVRVPRLQILDWLALREQGIPVSLPAEDEAVLARLLGFERIEKPPLPKGVHAVLRPYQREGYAWLTFLYEHRFGACLADDMGLGKTLQTICLLAAIEEGRFKAARGVKGPHLIVVPTSLLFNWEQELARFAPGLKVHVYSGNDRALHVKDGEVVITTYGLVRRDIETLERMTFHVIVFDEAQAVKNILADTTGAVRRLKGRFKIALTGTPIENHLGEYFSVIDLCVPGLLGEYERFKTDVKRVADRTLDRLLRRTRPFILRRTKAEILHDLPPKTEHEVFLELTDRQKALYQQTVAQVRSTIDDAYRTKTSGQAQLIALTAILTLRQVCLSPRLLTNQTDESSPKLGFLVERLQVLRDEGHSALVFSQFTSFLDLVQEACTRHALPYHRLDGSTAAAARKARVTAFQTGEQPGVFLLSLKAGGQGLNLTRASYVFHLDPWWNPAVERQASDRAHRIGQQRPVSIVRILMRHSIEEKMMALKQRKLELYDAVMAGVARGSGQGVLTKADFDFLLLPSA